The genome window AATACCGGGTAAAGTCTGAGAGTGCACTATAACCGATGATGAGACATACAATTATGAGTGCTGTTCCTGCCAGGATCTTAATGTGTCGAGCTTTCATGTTCAAGTACACTCATTTTTTTCTCAAGTTTTCGCAATTTTCCGTCCATGTGGACAAGATACAGGATAATGATGGTCCAGATTACCATTGCAGTGATGAATATTGAAATA of ANME-2 cluster archaeon contains these proteins:
- a CDS encoding CcmD family protein, which produces MSVYISIFITAMVIWTIIILYLVHMDGKLRKLEKKMSVLEHESSTH